One stretch of Methylopila sp. 73B DNA includes these proteins:
- the paoA gene encoding aldehyde dehydrogenase iron-sulfur subunit PaoA, producing MTETELLRLSRREVLEASVAAAALGVCTPAAAAAAGASAASPAASPAAPASEVRFTVNGTPTTLSLDPRTTLLDALREHLHLTGSKKGCDHGQCGACTVMVGGQRINSCLTLAVMHEGDEVTTIEGLAADAELHPMQAAFLRNDGFQCGYCTPGQICSSVAMLKEVEAGWPSHVTEDLGITIELTDAEIRERMSGNLCRCAAYPNIVAAIRDASEGGAL from the coding sequence ATGACCGAGACCGAATTGCTACGCCTCTCGCGCCGGGAGGTGCTGGAGGCCTCCGTGGCCGCCGCGGCCCTGGGCGTCTGCACGCCAGCGGCCGCGGCTGCTGCAGGGGCCTCGGCGGCCTCGCCGGCAGCCTCGCCGGCGGCGCCCGCCTCCGAGGTGCGCTTCACCGTCAACGGGACGCCGACGACGCTGAGCCTCGATCCCCGTACGACGCTACTCGACGCGCTGCGGGAGCATCTGCATCTGACGGGCTCGAAGAAAGGCTGCGACCACGGCCAGTGCGGCGCCTGCACGGTGATGGTCGGCGGCCAGCGCATCAATTCGTGCCTGACGCTCGCGGTGATGCACGAGGGCGACGAGGTGACCACCATCGAGGGGCTCGCCGCCGACGCCGAGCTGCATCCGATGCAGGCCGCCTTCCTCCGCAACGACGGCTTCCAGTGCGGCTACTGCACGCCGGGCCAGATCTGCTCCAGCGTCGCCATGCTGAAGGAGGTTGAAGCGGGCTGGCCGAGCCACGTCACCGAGGACCTGGGCATCACGATCGAGCTCACGGACGCCGAGATCCGCGAGCGCATGAGCGGCAACCTTTGCCGGTGCGCCGCCTATCCCAACATCGTCGCCGCGATCCGCGACGCATCCGAGGGAGGCGCCCTGTGA
- a CDS encoding xanthine dehydrogenase family protein molybdopterin-binding subunit, with the protein MPLDISANPIGQPVDRVDGRLKVTGGAPYAYEHRLERAPAYGVIVPATIAKGRVRAIDATAAEATPGVLLVMTHRNAPKQPAFGPPRASARFARARPYLGDDRVRHWGEPVAFVVAETFEAARAAAALVTVEYEAETPVLGLEQHLNTAYAPETINVGMKTDTSEGDFEAAFAAGPVTVDATYLVAQQHHMALEPHAAIASWEGDEVTVRTSTQNVANTRKSLAATLEIPLEKVRIMSPYVGGGFGGKLGMRAEVVLAAFGARALKRPVKVAQSRQQVFSNVGHRPEAIQKVRLSATRDGKLTGVSHEVWMQSSPIEEFAEQTASSTRALYGAPSILTRHRLVNLDMQGGEPVRAPGEAPGLLALESAVDELAHKLGLDPVEMRILNDTQIDPEKKVPFSSRKLVECLREGAARFGWSDRPKAPRERRDGPTLIGYGVAAAIRPNYLGPCAATVRVAEDRTVRVRTDMTDIGTGTYTILAQVAAEELGAPLQAVTVELGDSRFPVSPGSGGSWGAASSASAVLDAARKVKAEMARTDEARVFEATGSVKGMRETQSYKDYSQYCFGAHFAEVAVDEDTGEIRLRRMLGAFAAGRILNAKTARSQMIGGMIWGVSSALFEEAVVDPRFGHVVNGDLGEYHVAAHADVPNVDAFFVDEHDDKANPLGAKGVGELGICGAGAAVANAVFNATGVRVREFPITLDKVLVG; encoded by the coding sequence ATGCCGCTCGACATCTCCGCGAATCCCATCGGCCAGCCCGTCGACCGCGTCGACGGGCGCCTCAAGGTGACGGGCGGCGCGCCTTACGCCTACGAGCACCGGCTCGAACGGGCGCCAGCCTATGGCGTCATCGTCCCCGCGACCATCGCCAAGGGACGCGTCCGCGCTATCGACGCGACGGCCGCGGAGGCCACGCCCGGGGTGCTGCTGGTGATGACCCACCGCAACGCGCCGAAGCAGCCTGCGTTCGGCCCGCCGCGGGCCTCCGCGCGCTTCGCCCGGGCGCGGCCCTATCTCGGCGACGACCGCGTTCGGCACTGGGGCGAGCCCGTCGCCTTCGTCGTGGCCGAGACCTTCGAAGCCGCCCGCGCCGCAGCCGCGCTGGTGACGGTCGAGTATGAGGCCGAGACCCCCGTTCTCGGGCTGGAGCAACATCTGAATACGGCCTACGCGCCGGAGACCATCAACGTCGGCATGAAGACCGACACCTCCGAGGGCGACTTCGAGGCGGCTTTCGCCGCAGGCCCCGTGACGGTGGACGCCACCTACCTCGTCGCCCAGCAGCACCACATGGCCCTGGAGCCCCACGCCGCGATCGCCTCCTGGGAGGGCGACGAGGTGACGGTGCGGACCTCCACCCAGAACGTCGCGAACACCCGGAAGTCGCTCGCGGCCACGCTCGAGATCCCGCTCGAGAAGGTCCGGATCATGAGCCCCTATGTCGGCGGCGGTTTCGGCGGCAAGCTCGGCATGCGAGCCGAAGTCGTGCTCGCGGCATTCGGCGCGCGGGCGCTGAAGCGGCCGGTGAAGGTGGCGCAGAGCCGCCAGCAGGTGTTCTCGAATGTCGGTCACCGCCCGGAGGCCATCCAGAAGGTGCGTCTGTCGGCGACGCGCGACGGCAAGCTGACCGGAGTGTCCCACGAGGTCTGGATGCAGTCCTCGCCGATCGAGGAATTCGCCGAGCAGACCGCGAGCTCCACCCGGGCGCTCTACGGCGCGCCGTCGATCCTGACGCGCCACCGGCTGGTGAATCTCGACATGCAGGGCGGCGAGCCGGTGCGGGCGCCGGGCGAAGCGCCCGGCCTCCTGGCGCTCGAAAGCGCGGTCGACGAACTGGCCCACAAGCTCGGCCTCGACCCGGTGGAGATGCGCATCCTGAACGACACGCAGATCGACCCGGAGAAGAAGGTCCCGTTCTCGTCGCGCAAGCTGGTCGAGTGCCTGCGCGAGGGCGCGGCCCGTTTCGGCTGGAGCGATCGGCCGAAGGCGCCGCGCGAACGCCGCGACGGGCCGACGCTGATCGGCTACGGCGTCGCGGCCGCGATCCGCCCGAACTATCTCGGCCCCTGCGCCGCGACCGTGCGCGTCGCCGAAGACCGCACCGTTCGGGTGCGGACCGACATGACCGACATCGGCACCGGCACCTACACGATCCTGGCGCAGGTCGCCGCCGAGGAGCTGGGCGCGCCGCTCCAGGCGGTGACGGTCGAGCTCGGCGACAGCCGCTTTCCCGTCAGCCCCGGCTCCGGCGGCTCCTGGGGCGCGGCGAGCTCCGCCTCCGCGGTGCTGGACGCCGCGCGCAAGGTCAAGGCCGAGATGGCGCGCACCGACGAGGCGCGGGTGTTCGAGGCGACAGGCTCGGTGAAGGGCATGCGCGAGACCCAGTCCTACAAGGACTACTCGCAATACTGCTTCGGCGCGCACTTCGCCGAGGTCGCGGTCGACGAGGACACCGGCGAAATCCGTCTGCGGCGGATGCTCGGCGCTTTCGCGGCCGGCCGGATCCTGAACGCGAAGACCGCCCGCTCCCAGATGATCGGCGGCATGATCTGGGGCGTGTCCTCGGCGCTGTTCGAGGAGGCGGTGGTCGATCCGCGCTTCGGCCACGTCGTGAACGGAGACCTCGGCGAGTACCACGTGGCGGCCCACGCCGACGTGCCGAACGTCGACGCCTTCTTCGTCGACGAGCATGACGACAAGGCGAACCCGCTGGGCGCAAAGGGCGTGGGCGAGCTTGGCATCTGCGGCGCGGGAGCGGCCGTCGCGAACGCGGTGTTCAACGCCACGGGCGTGCGGGTGCGGGAGTTCCCGATCACGCTAGACAAGGTGCTTGTCGGCTGA
- a CDS encoding ABC transporter substrate-binding protein, whose protein sequence is MNGPHSFGLTRRSLLASLAGTGLAGALGAPAGAANLRIAAIDWAMLETALALGVTPVAATELKLFRRAAIEPAVPAEVADLGLRGEINAEMLLYARPDLILSSPWYEKYRAQLERVAPVESFSIYEPGRSPYAAAEAASRALGARLSRAAEAEALVARADAALAAARSRLAPFANRPFLVTNFGDARHFRAFGADSLFVDVLARLGLRSAWAGGSAYGAVASVGLEALAGMPEAWIVIVGPTPPGVLTSLDGSAFWRAMPQVAGGRVVDLGPINPFGALPAALRFARLLDEALAGRDHA, encoded by the coding sequence TTGAACGGACCACACTCCTTCGGCCTCACGCGGCGCTCGCTTTTGGCGTCGCTCGCGGGGACCGGCCTAGCCGGCGCCCTCGGCGCCCCCGCCGGCGCCGCAAACCTCCGGATCGCGGCGATCGACTGGGCGATGCTGGAGACGGCGCTGGCGCTCGGCGTGACGCCCGTCGCGGCGACCGAATTGAAGCTGTTCCGCCGGGCCGCGATCGAACCCGCCGTGCCCGCCGAGGTGGCGGACTTGGGGCTGCGGGGCGAGATCAACGCGGAGATGCTGCTCTACGCGCGGCCCGACCTGATCCTGAGCTCGCCCTGGTACGAGAAGTACCGCGCGCAGCTCGAGCGCGTCGCGCCGGTCGAGAGCTTTTCGATCTACGAGCCCGGCCGCTCGCCCTACGCCGCGGCGGAAGCTGCGAGCCGGGCGCTGGGCGCGCGCCTCTCCCGGGCGGCGGAAGCCGAAGCGCTCGTCGCCCGGGCTGACGCCGCCCTCGCCGCCGCCCGGAGCCGGCTCGCGCCGTTCGCGAACCGTCCGTTCCTCGTGACGAACTTCGGCGACGCCCGCCATTTCCGCGCGTTCGGGGCCGACAGCCTGTTCGTCGACGTACTGGCGCGGCTCGGCCTGCGCTCCGCCTGGGCGGGCGGCAGCGCCTATGGCGCGGTGGCGAGCGTGGGGTTGGAAGCGCTCGCCGGCATGCCCGAGGCCTGGATCGTCATCGTCGGGCCGACTCCGCCCGGCGTTTTGACGAGCCTCGACGGGAGCGCGTTCTGGCGGGCGATGCCGCAGGTCGCGGGCGGGCGCGTGGTCGATCTCGGCCCGATCAATCCGTTCGGCGCGCTGCCGGCCGCCCTGCGCTTCGCGCGCCTTCTCGACGAGGCTCTGGCGGGCCGCGACCATGCGTGA
- the fhuB gene encoding Fe(3+)-hydroxamate ABC transporter permease FhuB, whose amino-acid sequence MREAALRGWAPWLLLGLVAAALWAATLGRHLGAGLTPSSELDRLLLLHSLIPRAATALLAGAALGLAGALLQSALDNPLAEPATLGVSAGAQLALTLAALLAPGLGGLGREAVAFAGGAGAVAAVLALTWRRGLDPVSVVLTGMIVAMVASSLSAALILSQGEYLFALLIWGGGSLSQQSWAPAGAIAAALALAALPAALLARPLGVIATGDSGARGLGAPVAAIRLAALGVGVALATTVAAEVGLIAFVGLAGPALARLSGARTTKAVLLASPLVGAVLLWLADGLVQSLPAGFSQIPTGAATALLGAPLMLWLLPRLKMADRPQRPVRASSRPAARTFAVLLALAALVLLAAVALGRAPDGWHAATGAGFAEVWPFRWPRTAAAAAAGAMLGAAGVIVQRMTGNPLASPEVLGVSAGAGLGLAVVMLLSASTELPLRFAGSACGALAALVLMLAMSGARGVGAERFLLAGATLSALCLAALNAVIATASTRAFALLGWISGSTSAIGPDEALIACAAAAALALPLAFVGRWLDVLPLGSPVARSLGLGLRPARLALTALAALLAAAASLIVGPLSFVGLVAPHAAYASGLTRPTAHLAGGALIGAILMVAADVLARTVIFPYQLPLGLFASLIGGAYLVSLLRTR is encoded by the coding sequence ATGCGTGAGGCGGCCTTGCGGGGATGGGCGCCCTGGCTGTTGCTTGGCCTCGTCGCGGCGGCCCTCTGGGCGGCGACGCTGGGCCGTCATCTCGGCGCCGGACTTACGCCGTCGAGCGAGCTCGACCGCCTCCTGCTGCTGCACAGTCTGATCCCGCGGGCGGCGACGGCGCTGCTCGCCGGGGCCGCGCTCGGGCTCGCCGGCGCGCTGCTGCAATCCGCGCTCGACAATCCGCTGGCGGAGCCCGCCACGCTCGGCGTTTCCGCGGGAGCGCAGCTCGCGCTGACGCTGGCCGCGCTGCTGGCGCCTGGTCTTGGCGGCTTGGGCCGCGAAGCGGTGGCTTTCGCCGGGGGCGCGGGGGCCGTGGCGGCCGTGCTGGCGCTGACCTGGCGGCGCGGGCTCGATCCGGTCTCGGTCGTCCTCACCGGCATGATCGTCGCGATGGTGGCGAGCTCGCTCAGCGCCGCGCTGATCCTGTCGCAGGGCGAATATCTGTTTGCGCTGCTGATCTGGGGCGGCGGTTCGCTTAGCCAGCAGAGCTGGGCGCCGGCCGGCGCGATTGCGGCGGCGCTCGCTCTCGCGGCGCTTCCCGCGGCGCTTCTGGCGCGGCCGCTCGGCGTGATAGCGACCGGCGACTCCGGCGCGCGCGGCCTCGGCGCGCCCGTCGCGGCGATCAGGCTTGCGGCGCTCGGCGTCGGGGTCGCCTTGGCGACGACGGTCGCGGCGGAGGTCGGGCTGATCGCCTTCGTCGGTCTGGCCGGTCCCGCGCTCGCCCGACTGTCCGGGGCGCGGACCACGAAGGCCGTCCTGCTGGCCTCGCCCCTCGTGGGCGCCGTGCTGCTGTGGCTCGCGGACGGCTTGGTGCAGAGCCTGCCCGCGGGCTTCAGCCAGATCCCCACGGGCGCCGCGACCGCGCTGCTCGGGGCGCCGCTGATGCTGTGGCTGCTGCCGCGCCTCAAGATGGCGGACCGCCCGCAGAGGCCGGTGCGCGCCTCGTCCCGACCGGCCGCGCGCACCTTCGCCGTGCTCCTCGCGCTCGCGGCCCTCGTGCTCCTGGCCGCCGTGGCCCTCGGCCGTGCGCCGGACGGCTGGCATGCGGCGACCGGCGCAGGCTTCGCCGAGGTCTGGCCGTTCCGCTGGCCGCGCACGGCCGCGGCGGCGGCGGCCGGCGCCATGCTGGGGGCCGCGGGCGTGATCGTGCAGCGCATGACGGGCAACCCGCTGGCGAGCCCCGAGGTGCTGGGCGTCAGCGCCGGCGCCGGGCTCGGCCTCGCGGTGGTGATGCTGCTTTCCGCCAGCACGGAGCTGCCGCTGCGGTTTGCAGGCTCGGCCTGCGGCGCGCTGGCGGCGCTCGTGCTGATGCTGGCGATGTCCGGCGCGCGCGGCGTCGGCGCCGAGCGCTTCCTGCTCGCGGGGGCGACGCTCTCCGCGCTGTGCCTCGCGGCGTTGAACGCGGTGATCGCCACGGCGTCGACCCGCGCCTTCGCGCTGCTCGGCTGGATCTCCGGCTCGACCAGCGCCATCGGGCCGGACGAGGCGCTTATCGCCTGCGCGGCCGCGGCGGCGCTCGCTCTGCCGCTCGCCTTCGTCGGCCGCTGGCTCGACGTGCTGCCGCTCGGGTCCCCGGTCGCCCGCAGCCTCGGGCTTGGGCTGCGGCCCGCGCGGCTCGCGCTCACCGCGCTCGCGGCCCTGCTCGCCGCCGCGGCGTCCCTGATCGTCGGGCCGCTGAGCTTCGTGGGACTGGTCGCGCCCCACGCCGCCTACGCCAGCGGGCTGACGCGGCCGACCGCCCATCTCGCCGGGGGCGCGCTCATCGGCGCGATCCTGATGGTGGCGGCCGACGTCCTGGCCCGCACGGTGATCTTCCCCTACCAGCTGCCGCTCGGGCTCTTCGCGTCGTTGATCGGCGGCGCCTATCTGGTATCGCTGCTGCGCACGCGGTGA
- a CDS encoding AraC family transcriptional regulator translates to MARVVDHVEDHLGEDIALADLAGLLDMPVDRFARRFRAAMGVAPYAYVLERRVRRAERLLGERRGSLAEIALACGFSSQSHFATAFRERTGRTPGAYRAEIAARS, encoded by the coding sequence ATGGCGCGGGTCGTCGACCATGTCGAAGACCATCTCGGCGAAGATATCGCGCTCGCCGACCTCGCCGGCCTGCTGGACATGCCGGTGGACCGGTTCGCCCGGCGCTTTCGCGCGGCGATGGGCGTCGCGCCCTACGCCTACGTGCTGGAGCGGCGCGTGCGACGGGCGGAGCGGCTGCTGGGCGAACGGCGGGGGAGCCTGGCCGAGATCGCCCTCGCCTGCGGCTTCTCCAGCCAGAGCCATTTCGCGACCGCCTTCCGGGAGCGCACGGGCCGCACGCCGGGCGCTTACCGCGCGGAGATCGCCGCGCGATCCTGA
- a CDS encoding xanthine dehydrogenase family protein subunit M gives MTPFTYERAADAAAAAKAVAERPDAAFIAGGTNLVDLMKLGVARPKHLVDISRLKLDAIAESEDGGLVIGAQVKNSALAADARVRRAYPLLSRALLAGASGQLRNAASTGGNLLQRTRCPYFTNTATPCNKRTPGSGCSALGGFNRIHAVLGASDACIATHPSDMAVAMTALDAQVRTVTGDGATREIPVSELYRDPAQGPDAETVLAHGELITAVRLPPPPPGRQVYRKVRDRASYAFALVSVAAVVDARDGQVLGGLFALGGVAHKPWRVAEGERPLGAETRPEASFGAAADAALKGARGYGANDFKIDLAKRTIRRTLADAAGLSS, from the coding sequence GTGACGCCCTTCACCTACGAACGCGCCGCCGACGCGGCGGCGGCCGCCAAGGCGGTCGCGGAGCGCCCCGACGCCGCCTTCATCGCCGGCGGCACCAACCTCGTGGACCTGATGAAGCTCGGGGTCGCGCGGCCGAAGCACCTGGTCGACATCTCGCGGCTGAAGCTTGACGCGATCGCCGAGTCCGAGGACGGCGGCCTTGTCATCGGCGCGCAGGTGAAGAACTCCGCGCTCGCCGCCGACGCGCGGGTGCGTCGGGCCTATCCCCTGCTGTCGCGCGCGCTGCTGGCCGGCGCCTCTGGGCAGTTGCGGAACGCGGCCTCGACCGGCGGGAACCTGCTGCAGCGGACGCGCTGCCCGTACTTCACCAACACGGCGACGCCCTGCAACAAACGCACGCCCGGCTCCGGCTGCTCGGCGCTCGGGGGCTTCAACCGCATCCACGCCGTGCTCGGCGCGAGCGACGCCTGCATCGCCACGCACCCCTCCGACATGGCGGTGGCGATGACTGCGCTCGACGCGCAGGTGCGGACGGTGACCGGCGACGGCGCGACGCGCGAGATACCGGTATCCGAGCTCTACCGAGACCCGGCGCAGGGGCCCGACGCGGAGACGGTGCTGGCGCACGGCGAACTCATCACGGCGGTCAGGCTGCCTCCGCCGCCTCCCGGCCGTCAGGTCTACCGCAAGGTCCGCGACCGGGCGTCCTACGCCTTCGCGCTGGTCTCGGTGGCGGCGGTGGTCGACGCCCGCGACGGGCAAGTGCTGGGCGGCCTGTTCGCCCTCGGCGGCGTCGCGCACAAGCCGTGGCGCGTCGCCGAGGGCGAGCGGCCGCTCGGCGCCGAGACCCGGCCCGAGGCGAGCTTCGGCGCGGCGGCGGACGCGGCGCTGAAGGGAGCGCGCGGCTACGGCGCGAACGACTTCAAGATCGATCTTGCGAAGCGGACGATCCGGCGCACCCTCGCCGACGCCGCCGGCCTGTCGTCGTGA
- a CDS encoding TonB-dependent siderophore receptor, whose protein sequence is MIGVAASALLVAPAVAQQAADGGTVALDELTVTGRGEQTGSGTAPVQGYVPAATTTGSKTDTPVQLIPQSIGVVGRQQMDDIGAQKADEAVRYSAGVFAQPFGEDSDNNWFYIRGFDATQTGTYRDGMQLMNFAFGNFYTDSYLLERVEVLRGASSSLYGGGNIGGIINYVSKRPLDHDFNQIEVGIDNYPTGYGAFDINRVVPSGVESKLNPLPPVWKYRFTGKLEGGDGYSKHEDGIRGVIQGAATYSPDAGTDFTFYANYQHMDQNHGGGDFLPYYGTVKRARSLDGSIDLGHINRKENYSDPDIDRFDRRQAMVGYDLRHDLIETWTVNSKARFAYGHVEEAQLYPFGYGFAERPSAGNTQLARIRFDHDTEVFNFTADNSVVGKFATGGLDHTLLFGVDYKFYRIDEVQASTSFATPVDVHNPDLNQPQPGTLPYVDENTNLHQAGVYIQDQIRFGRGFIATLNGRYDRIWLDADYKRLPDAFGGLNDTGEDASLNKGRFSGRAGLGYEFSNGLVPYVSVASTFNPLIGSNVVNVPGGVRRTPFRPETGIQYEAGVKYAPTWFSGLFSAAIFDLEKENVVSGPFREQTQLGKVRSRGFEFEAQANLTENWKFIGSFTAYQLKILKGVGTDPSTFGPVDLKGDQPFLVPEIIGSAFLDYTFTTGSLKGLSLGGGVRYLGKSKATQPNAYTLPNGTRVHPEVPSATLFDVAARYEWDAYKVSLNVTNLFDKRYVSGCQGINVCSYGEGRRALVKASYTW, encoded by the coding sequence TTGATCGGGGTTGCAGCGTCCGCTCTCCTCGTTGCTCCGGCCGTGGCGCAGCAGGCCGCGGATGGCGGAACGGTCGCCCTCGACGAACTCACCGTCACCGGCCGCGGCGAGCAGACGGGGTCGGGCACGGCGCCGGTGCAGGGCTACGTGCCGGCCGCGACCACGACCGGCTCCAAGACCGACACCCCGGTCCAGCTGATCCCGCAGTCGATCGGCGTTGTCGGCCGCCAGCAGATGGACGACATCGGGGCGCAGAAGGCCGACGAGGCGGTGCGCTACTCCGCCGGCGTGTTCGCGCAGCCCTTCGGCGAGGACAGCGACAATAACTGGTTCTACATCCGCGGTTTCGACGCCACCCAGACCGGCACATACCGTGACGGCATGCAGTTGATGAACTTCGCGTTCGGCAACTTCTACACCGACAGCTATCTGCTGGAGCGCGTGGAGGTGCTGCGTGGCGCGTCGTCGTCCCTCTACGGCGGCGGCAACATCGGCGGCATCATCAACTACGTCAGCAAGCGTCCGCTCGATCATGACTTCAATCAGATCGAGGTCGGGATCGACAACTATCCGACCGGCTACGGCGCGTTCGACATCAACAGGGTCGTGCCGAGCGGCGTCGAGAGCAAGCTGAACCCGCTGCCGCCGGTCTGGAAGTATCGCTTCACCGGCAAGCTCGAGGGCGGCGACGGCTATTCGAAGCACGAGGACGGCATTCGCGGCGTCATCCAGGGCGCAGCGACCTATTCGCCCGACGCCGGCACCGACTTTACGTTTTACGCCAACTACCAGCACATGGATCAGAACCATGGCGGCGGCGACTTCCTCCCGTATTACGGGACGGTGAAGCGGGCGCGATCCCTGGACGGTTCGATCGATCTCGGCCACATCAACCGCAAGGAGAATTATTCGGACCCGGACATCGACCGGTTCGACCGCCGTCAGGCCATGGTCGGTTATGATCTGCGGCACGACCTGATCGAGACTTGGACCGTGAACTCGAAGGCCCGCTTCGCCTACGGCCATGTCGAGGAGGCCCAGCTCTACCCCTTCGGCTACGGCTTTGCGGAGAGGCCGAGCGCTGGCAACACCCAGCTGGCCCGCATCCGGTTCGACCACGACACTGAAGTGTTTAACTTTACGGCCGACAACAGCGTCGTCGGCAAGTTTGCGACCGGCGGCCTCGACCATACCTTGCTGTTCGGCGTCGACTACAAATTCTACCGCATCGACGAGGTTCAGGCCTCGACCTCCTTCGCCACCCCCGTCGACGTCCACAATCCTGACCTCAATCAGCCGCAGCCCGGCACGCTTCCCTATGTCGACGAGAACACCAACCTGCATCAGGCCGGCGTCTACATTCAGGATCAGATCCGCTTCGGCCGCGGCTTCATCGCGACCTTGAACGGCCGCTACGACCGCATCTGGCTCGACGCCGACTACAAGCGCCTTCCCGACGCCTTCGGCGGCCTCAACGACACCGGTGAAGACGCCAGCCTGAACAAGGGCCGGTTCAGCGGCCGGGCAGGTCTCGGCTACGAATTCTCGAACGGCCTGGTGCCGTATGTCAGCGTGGCGAGCACCTTCAACCCGCTGATTGGGTCCAACGTGGTCAACGTTCCCGGCGGCGTGCGCCGTACGCCGTTCCGGCCCGAGACTGGCATCCAGTACGAGGCTGGCGTCAAATACGCGCCGACCTGGTTCTCGGGGCTGTTCAGCGCCGCGATTTTTGATCTTGAGAAGGAGAACGTCGTCTCCGGGCCGTTCCGGGAGCAGACCCAGCTCGGCAAGGTTCGCTCTCGAGGGTTTGAGTTCGAGGCCCAGGCGAACCTGACCGAGAATTGGAAGTTCATCGGCTCGTTCACGGCCTATCAGCTCAAGATTCTGAAGGGCGTCGGCACGGACCCGTCCACGTTCGGGCCAGTCGACCTCAAGGGCGATCAGCCCTTCCTCGTGCCCGAGATCATCGGCTCGGCATTCCTAGACTATACGTTCACGACCGGATCGCTGAAGGGCCTTAGCCTCGGCGGGGGCGTACGCTACCTCGGCAAATCCAAAGCGACTCAGCCGAACGCCTATACGCTGCCGAATGGAACCAGAGTTCATCCCGAGGTCCCGTCCGCCACGCTGTTCGACGTCGCCGCTCGCTACGAGTGGGACGCCTACAAGGTCAGCCTCAACGTGACGAACCTGTTCGACAAGCGCTACGTGTCGGGCTGCCAGGGCATCAACGTCTGCTCCTACGGCGAGGGCCGCCGGGCGCTGGTCAAGGCGAGCTACACCTGGTGA